A window of the Choristoneura fumiferana chromosome 30, NRCan_CFum_1, whole genome shotgun sequence genome harbors these coding sequences:
- the LOC141444424 gene encoding uncharacterized protein: MEHIAVLTNPNDGAPAGIPESHLDIIMPSTSGTSQTLRTVNNNEEIVHELKEIKNKQNETLVEVKRIASLIQRHDKNSEENKAIVTATTTSDNCEDVHKDKAQEKKNNGNRRASVSNGKTSGCTGVLKPRTKISNENIQQNNENSHDDAKIQAKKETGVSKGKDDKNISLSKRKSNKTTVPISTEPSEQPNGPPALTDLSYLADEEMDSDDSNSRKGNVTKNNLPINKDEGQCTNNENIDESREDGTKDTQETPKSAANEMNAMSKPSTSEILSQPDILTQTNTPS, encoded by the exons ATGGAGCACATAGCAGTCCTGACTAACCCAAATG ATGGCGCTCCGGCAGGAATACCTGAAAGTCATTTGGACATCATCATGCCATCCAC ATCGGGAACCTCCCAAACCCTGCGAACAGTCAACAACAACGAGGAAATAGTGCATGAATTGAAAGAAATcaagaacaaacaaaatgaAACTCTTGTTGAGGTTAAAAGAATAGCTTCACTGATCCAACGTCATGATAAAAATAGCGAAGAAAATAAAGCAATAGTGACAGCAACAACAACAAGCGACAATTGTGAAGACGTTCACAAAGATAAAGcacaagaaaagaaaaataacggAAATCGTAGGGCATCAGTAAGCAATGGAAAAACGTCTGGGTGTACTGGTGTTTTGAAGCCACGGACTAAAATATCCAACGAAAATATTCAACAGAATAACGAGAATAGTCATGATGATGCAAAGATCCAAGCAAAAAAAGAGACAGGTGTAAGTAAAGGAAAAGAtgataaaaatatatctttgaGTAAAAGGAAAAGTAATAAAACGACTGTGCCAATTAGTACAGAACCTTCAGAACAACCTAATGGGCCTCCAGCACTTACTGATTTGAGTTATCTTGCTGACGAAGAGATGGACTCTGACGACTCGAATTCCAGAAAAGGTaacgtaacaaaaaataatttgccAATCAACAAAGACGAAGGACAATGTACAAacaatgaaaatatagatgaatCAAGAGAAGATGGTACTAAGGATACTCAAGAAACACCCAAAAGTGCGGCAAATGAAATGAACGCCATGTCAAAGCCAAGCACATCAGAAATACTTTCTCAACCCGATATTTTAACACAAACTAATACTCCAAGCTAA
- the LOC141444425 gene encoding uncharacterized protein, producing MTWYGRSLATVSVPAILEPVGMARDDGKRPDGATLVPWKLGKALVWDATCVDTFAQSHIQATHSQAGAAADQAQQAIRVSRRTIPALSDPEYVQSGQRPRVSGERPILRPARLHTGRSGRPVVNRPRSTSSTSSSARNSSSFREIKNEALHNKTKNITRDYKHRQTDKPIPNNIEDNPTELTDNIATDETSNVNNMANEVADDAEDCAASVVIRDAVEPDEVEMSLVCKCHPCGNFCDINEYKSIHLNECIPPVVKFVKVTCICGRSFRIEKHLFITNDLCRHTHFNNDRTVQEDDDVNSTIETFNGLRINDYDDQCLRFNSMAANSNINEEDDSLAIDNMNLSTENVDPSTEIAIQNGEVSLISGEDEVITTITNLCTEPMVETSASINTFNVNGTSTNVSEFNEDESKNQDALNNDTAEEIIIELSDEESSKEEHTYLMSPEGYEDEVHYYSNSDEDPDHSEFNDGNSDNQDERQDDDKAEECALQNNGSPEITEHYYWNVFKLVVSSLNEKLRSNVESSQDESDGCNDGNSDHENERQDNNKAELHTSQNNEFSYINEHYQSNGGAANLYETFENNDEVIPQDESVDNNIDNENGRQNNDNAEPHDEDHASVTNESAQITEHYQSNGGAANLNETFENHDEVMLQDDESVDNSIDNENGRQENDNAEPHDEVKDLALVNNESSQITEHYQSNGGAANSNETFENHDEVIPQDDESVDNNIDNENGRQENNNAEPHDEVKDLASVNNESSQITENNNTICNAANLDETLRNDDRIINDENAEHDVENADFNEMCIMYRFDFLNRRWISRGPGQLLILFDLENNRWLLQFRRLISPGEFRVTWIMPIHPGLRLQEMKYNVRAWEWTYHYLTNDGEGKFDNLAVRFREEETAKAFHEKFNEVKEMVIDTTTHARRYRFATSCPTWPPTREVSSL from the exons ATGACCTGGTACGGCCGCTCGCTTGCCACCGTCTCTGTGCCCGCAATCCTTGAACCCGTTGGCATGGCCAGAGACGATGGTAAGCGCCCCGACGGGGCTACTCTGGTGCCATGGAAGCTGGGTAAGGCTCTGGTGTGGGACGCAACGTGTGTCGACACTTTCGCGCAGTCCCACATTCAGGCAACCCACTCACAAGCCGGGGCTGcagctgaccaggcccaa CAGGCAATACGGGTGTCGCGAAGAACTATTCCGGCGTTGTCTGACCCGGAGTACGTTCAGTCCGGTCAGCGACCCCGCGTATCCGGCGAAAGACCGATCCTTCGTCCGGCAAGATTACATACTG gtcgTTCGGGTAGACCGGTAGTAAATCGTCCCAGATCTACATCATCTACCTCTTCTTCAGCACGCAA ttccaGTTCGTTTAGAGAAATAAAAAACGAAGCTTTACataataagacaaaaaatataacaagGGATTACAAACACCGACAAACGGACAAACCTATACCAAACAATATTGAAGATAATCCAACAGAACTTACTGACAACATAGCTACAGATGAAACTAGCAACGTTAATAACATGGCTAATGAAGTAGCAGATGATGCTGAAGACTGTGCTGCAAGCGTAGTCATAAGAGATGCAGTTGAACCTGATGAAGTCGAAATGAGCCTTGTCTGCAAATGCCACCCTTGCGGCAACTTCTGCGACATTAATGAATACAAGTCGATACATCTAAACGAATGCATTCCACCCGTAGTTAAATTCGTTAAAGTAACTTGCATTTGTGGTAGAAGTTTCAGGATTGAAAAACATCTCTTCATTACTAATGACTTATGCAGACATACTCATTTTAATAACGATAGAACTGTTCAGGAAGATGACGATGTGAATTCAACAATAGAAACATTTAACGGACTTAGAattaatgattatgatgatCAATGTCTACGTTTCAATAGTATGGCCGCGAATTCAAATATCAATGAAGAAGATGATAGTCTGGCTATAGACAACATGAATCTATCAACTGAAAATGTTGATCCATCGACGGAAATCGCCATCCAGAATGGAGAAGTATCTCTAATAAGTGGAGAAGATGAAGTAATTACAACTATCACAAACTTATGCACTGAACCGATGGTTGAGACTAGTGCGAGTATAAATACATTTAACGTAAATGGCACAAGTACAAATGTTAGTGAATTTAATGAAGATGAATCTAAGAATCAAGATGCGCTAAACAATGATACCGCTGAAGAAATTATAATTGAACTTAGCGATGAAGAGAGTTCTAAAGAAGAACATACTTATTTAATGTCACCCGAAGGATATGAAGACGAG GTACATTACTACAGTAACAGTGACGAAGACCCTGACCATAGTGAATTTAATGATGGCAACTCTGACAACCAAGATGAAAGACAGGATGATGATAAAGCAGAAGAGTGTGCTTTACAAAACAACGGGTCTCCAGAAATAACT GAACATTACTATTGGAATGTATTTAAATTAGTAGTATCAAGCTTGAATGAAAAATTGAGGAGTAATGTTGAATCATCTCAAGATGAATCTGATGGCTGTAATGATGGCAACAGTGATCATGAAAATGAAAGACAGGACAACAATAAAGCTGAACTGCATACTTCACAAAACAACGAATTTTCATATATAAAT gAACACTATCAGAGTAATGGTGGTGCAGCaaatttatatgaaacatttgaaaataatGATGAAGTGATACCTCAAGATGAATCTGTTGATAACAATATTGACAATGAAAACGGAAGACAAAATAATGATAACGCAGAACCACACGATGAAGACCATGCTTCAGTAACCAACGAGTCTGCACAAATAACT GAACACTATCAGAGTAATGGTGGTGCagcaaatttaaatgaaacatttgaaaatcATGATGAAGTGATGCTTCAAGATGATGAATCTGTTGATAACAGTATTGACAATGAAAACGGAAGACAAGAAAATGATAACGCAGAACCACACGATGAAGTAAAAGACCTTGCTTTAGTAAACAACGAGTCTTCACAAATAACT GAACACTATCAGAGTAATGGTGGTGCAGCAAAttcaaatgaaacatttgaaaatcATGATGAAGTGATACCTCAAGATGATGAATCTGTTGATAACAACATTGACAATGAAAACGGAAGACAAGAAAATAATAACGCAGAACCACACGATGAAGTAAAAGACCTTGCTTCAGTAAACAACGAGTCTTCACAAATAACT gaaaataaCAACACTATTTGTAATGCAGCAAATTTAGATGAAACACTTAGGAATGATGATCGCATCATTAATGATGAAAATGCAGAACATGATGTCGAG AACGCGGATTTCAATGAAATGTGTATAATGTACAGATTCGACTTTCTGAATCGCCGTTGGATATCGCGAGGGCCAGGGCAATTGTTAATATTGTTTGACTTAGAAAACAACAGGTGGCTGCTACAGTTCCGACGACTTATATCACCTGGT GAGTTCCGAGTGACCTGGATCATGCCCATCCACCCTGGATTGAGGCTTCAGGAGATGAAGTACAACGTCCGCGCCTGGGAGTGGACCTACCACTATCTGACGAATGATGGCGAGGGAAAGTTCGACAACTTAGCGGTCCGATTCAGGGAAGAAGAGACAGCAAAAGCGTTCCATGAAAAGTTTAACGAAGTGAAGGAGATGGTG ATTGACACGACCACGCATGCGAGGAGATACCGTTTCGCTACTAGCTGCCCCACTTGGCCCCCCACAAGGGAGGTCTCCTCCCTCTGA
- the LOC141444595 gene encoding uncharacterized protein codes for MAAMDENDDYDSDSTVIISDISKNPEKIARKRRKLDEMVRKILHTNINVTNDAQNKASCVPCANKPTDIKQNHNNDPEAIQRRNNQFLSDCDQLAENNNNDSVFEDLKVKKELLKQENNSEEREYCDGEEVKEKEVVIISDDSEDDCTIVTDDANKQVDKNTNFHPRIGVLTPSAINTRRATLDSEKNAIASNISTCETSANPNKINPKVTVLKPSAINSRRASINSFERNEAPSNNNIKHVNLCRSKSKDKEDNDNKGKEPANKKICKTNRLSGHKSYGEHPPKLTPNQNVISRKRNSDGAIHRKPKNSQDNNIILSSKSTDSNIKDAAAVNKKANRHKSTDSSSVIVRTADVIAKNVQDMSGNQEKVDTGVVDINDPNRTNAGHHKTAQINAMHNVCKDPSVTKNNNINNSINDNVIKIHEASNNVMDQTANLGETPIDIGAFGGSKKENANSTNRRKSTDAKRITVDRNELNANVSDSNINTLEYPILEQSKNTVEKNFVPEEDTDILNSDFNTNKQLSNASKSGDVLRVRPVIETPNKDVLCSNTVSHNNNFETPVIGVLRKFIEKNNANQTLTEECSKSDELVSKLNKTSKLRVAHEQHITDHKGKKICFDKRATEFLTFFFKKVNEYLNHVFLDSKLVSKLRASSPTLKREIKCILRHIEKHGASKVRYACPKCSQLSVFSPQGMYPVGVDVNPTLEHNTLKCKLCRALRILHDAHMQNTSDKKYDEVNKPKSRRESASELTLTENNNVAMNRNNGAPVKSNLGTSKSNISVTYDKRKVTDIVVDSLTTTATSAHNDIPTKTNGDTTTKKEKTKEKKKEKSGQSCVTVSNENDEITSGKVKIKFYKRRVDNNVSPINPKRVKTDTRDESTKVVKSNCNYKTDLSSTNDIPTSSFDEPTKLNNKLISSVDTIYNKGGLPRNYDETESREENKAQLTQTLVGCFTKFQTKENYENKYTVNVHTCPECTCIFDSYTSLIEHMRDNHNIPEIFNKITCPLCFVHLNENNYMGHVKVHFPDENTEDGGNEIAIEMNNSRKNLNATDFDTQQQKIIIAKSSENKQYECKICKEVLYSLRASKKHRKQAHGHLDLKKKKLFNVTEKKGVLKSIQSQSSACLENAISEDKNTKKIANPETKSLGSCAMNKLEESENNEINNPEKARDFVERSREQNFDNTNDQRNVTQNCNDDQKESNQEKKRKNNEEINIIQEAKRATLIKSRRESKIKGHENEFNSTQSHITKLLDTSKEIDKNKQSHIAKDNNNSPVNTEIISEPLHESNVQGGASAVAKTSCQTEVDEAEGERNDIDMDDADDSVCESKLPGTDSSPFVDDRSFTQDEDVISREQNKSKCIFPSTSGSKPTLANCYNCSTNIDVIDMDNHHCRQKIVGTLYNCFSCGVSVQHDDTHKCANENNFCIENVQITDVVTVKEVYVFKCEDCSFATDVYDDVIGHCQNHYNDIKDPTAFCETCQLSYHTNYIKEHEYLHEKDLKIISYSYKSLYSNWDKTFEGMPSHILEEMQERSIYKSHCLKMKVINDGPWKYTLYQCNQCETCVAPGKLEQHCRKECDFLGHPCSECNKLFILYAMCENHELDHKKTNVFKTIEFNCKRDERFNSKLFEARRIETLSRIPIVDIFKCVCGICFISNDSLKHHFAGCNLEDKGVLCPRCAVPRLFEVNDLENHLRLHHGAVAYRFRVNSIVIQEYIETCHILDQDLSKTEDDEREGFKEENDDRSV; via the exons ATGGC agcTATGGATGAAAATGATGACTACGACTCCGACAGTACAGTGATAATATCAGATATATCCAAAAACCCTGAAAAAATCGCTCGCAAACGACGTAAACTAGATGAAATGGTACGCAAAATACTacacacaaatataaatgtcaCGAATGATGCTCAGAACAAGGCTTCCTGTGTTCCATGTGCCAATAAACCAACAGATATTAAACAAAACCATAATAATGATCCAGAAGCAATACAGCGGCGTAATAATCAATTCTTAAGTGATTGCGATCAGCTTGccgagaataataataatgatagtgTTTTCGAAGATCTGAAAGTAAAAAAGGAGCTTCTTAAGCAAGAAAATAATAGTGAAGAACGTGAATACTGTGACGGTGAAGAAGTTAAAGAAAAAGAAGTGGTTATTATTTCGGATGATTCAGAAGATGACTGTACAATTGTAACCGATGATGCGAATAAGCAAGTTGATAAAAACACTAATTTTCATCCTAGAATCGGTGTGTTAACGCCTTCTGCTATAAATACCAGAAGAGCTACTCTAGATAGTGAAAAAAATGCAATCGCGTCAAACATTAGTACGTGTGAGACGTCAGCcaatccaaataaaataaaccctaAGGTTACCGTCTTAAAACCATCAGCTATCAATTCTCGTAGAGCCTCGATTAACTCTTTTGAAAGAAATGAAGCTCCTTCTAATAACAATATCAAACACGTTAATTTGTGTAGAAGCAAAAGTAAGGACAAAGAAGACAATGATAATAAAGGGAAAGAGCCTGCTAACAAGAAAATATGTAAAACAAACAGGTTATCGGGACATAAGAGCTACGGCGAGCATCCACCAAAGCTTACACCTAACCAAAATGTAATATCCCGAAAGAGAAATAGCGATGGTGCTATCCACAGGAAACCTAAGAATTCACAAgataacaatattattttgtctTCAAAAAGTACTGACAGtaatatcaaggacgctgcagCTGTCAATAAAAAAGCAAATCGACATAAATCCACCGATTCCAGTAGCGTTATAGTTAGAACGGCTGATGTTATTGCTAAAAATGTTCAAGACATGAgtggaaatcaagaaaaagttGACACAGGTGTAGTTGATATAAATGATCCCAATAGAACTAATGCGGGACATCATAAAACTGCGCAAATTAACGCTATGCACAATGTTTGCAAAGATCCATCTGTtacgaaaaataacaatatcaaCAACAGCATCAACGACAATGTTATTAAAATTCATGAAGCCAGTAATAACGTCATGGATCAAACTGCAAATTTAGGTGAAACACCGATAGACATTGGTGCGTTTGGTGGCAGCAAAAAAGAAAATGCAAATTCAACTAACAGGCGCAAATCAACCGACGCTAAACGGATTACAGTTGACAGAAATGAATTAAACGCTAATGTTTCTGACAGTAATATTAATACCCTAGAATATCCTATACTGGAACAGTCGAAAAATACAGTTGAAAAAAATTTCGTGCCAGAAGAAGATACTGACATATTAAACAGTGATTTCAATACGAATAAACAGTTGTCAAACGCTAGCAAATCAGGTGACGTTTTGCGGGTTAGACCTGTAATAGAAACGCCTAATAAAGATGTCTTGTGCAGTAATACTGTAAGTCATAATAACAATTTTGAAACTCCTGTCATAGGTGTCTTAAGAAAATTTATTGAGAAAAACAATGCCAATCAAACTTTAACAGAAGAATGCAGTAAAAGTGATGAATTAGTTAGTAAGCTAAATAAAACAAGCAAACTTAGAGTGGCTCACGAGCAACACATTACAGAtcataaaggaaaaaaaatctgCTTTGATAAACGTGCTACtgaatttcttactttttttttcaaaaaagtaAATGAATACTTAAACCATGTCTTCCTGGATAGCAAATTGGTTAGTAAATTGCGAGCATCATCACCCACTCTTAAAAGAGAGATCAAATGTATATTACGTCATATTGAAAAGCATGGTGCATCTAAAGTACGATACGCTTGTCCTAAGTGTTCGCAACTTTCAGTTTTTTCGCCACAGGGAATGTATCCGGTTGGAGTCGATGTAAATCCAACACTCGAACATAATACATTAAAGTGTAAATTATGTCGCGCTCTTCGAATATTACACGATGCGCATATGCAAAATACAAGTGATAAGAAATATGATGAAGTAAATAAACCTAAAAGTAGACGAGAAAGTGCATCTGAATTAACAttaactgaaaataataatgtcgCAATGAATAGAAATAATGGTGCTCCTGTTAAATCAAATCTAGGAACATCTAAGTCTAACATAAGTGTCACATATGATAAAAGAAAAGTTACAGACATTGTTGTTGACAGTCTGACAACAACTGCAACTTCTGCTCATAATGACATACCAACCAAAACAAATGGAGATACTactactaaaaaagaaaaaacgaaagaaaagaagaaagaaaaatctGGGCAGAGCTGCGTGACGGTGTCAAATGAAAATGATGAAATAACAAGTGGtaaagtcaaaataaaattttataaacgtAGAGTTGACAATAATGTATCCCCTATTAACCCTAAGCGCGTAAAAACTGATACACGAGACGAAAGTACAAAGGTTGTAAAAagtaattgtaattataaaacAGACCTCAGTTCAACTAACGATATTCCTACAAGCTCGTTTGATGAACCtacaaagttaaataataaattaattagcaGCGTGGACACAATTTACAACAAAGGAGGTCTACCCAGAAATTATGATGAAACTGAGAGTCGTGAAGAAAATAAGGCTCAATTAACTCAAACTCTAGTTGGATGTTTCACTAAATTTCAAACtaaagaaaattatgaaaacAAGTATACAGTAAATGTACATACATGTCCCGAATGCACCTGTATATTTGATTCCTACACCAGTCTTATTGAGCATATGAGGGACAATCATAACATACcagaaatttttaataaaattacatgtCCTCTTTGTTTCGTTCACTTAAACGAAAATAACTATATGGGACATGTAAAAGTACATTTTCCTGATGAAAATACAGAAGATGGCGGCAATGAAATTGCAATTGAAATGAATAATTCTCGAAAAAATTTGAACGCTACTGATTTTGATACCCagcagcaaaaaataataatcgcaAAATCAAGTGAAAATAAACAATACGAATGTAAAATATGTAAAGAGGTGCTGTATTCGTTACGTGCTTCGAAAAAACATAGGAAACAGGCACACGGTCACCTTGacctgaaaaaaaagaaattatttaatgtaacaGAGAAAAAGGGAGTACTAAAaagcattcaaagtcaaagttctGCTTGTCTTGAAAATGCAATTAGTGAAGAtaagaacacaaaaaaaattgcaaatccAGAAACTAAAAGCTTAGGTAGCTGTGCAATGAATAAGCTTGAAGAAagtgaaaataatgaaattaacaaCCCCGAAAAAGCACGAGATTTCGTTGAGAGAAGCAGGGAACAAAACTTTGATAACACAAACGATCAAAGAAATGTAACACAAAACTGTAATGacgatcaaaaggaatcaaaccaagaaaaaaaacgaaaaaataatgaagaaataaatataattcaagAAGCAAAACGAGCTACTTTGATAAAGTCTCGCAGGGAGAGTAAAATAAAAGGACATGAAAACGAGTTTAATAGCACTCAGAGCCATATTACTAAATTACTTGACACTAGTAAAGAgattgataaaaataaacagtcaCATATTGCAAAAGATAACAACAATTCACCAGTAAACACTGAAATCATAAGTGAACCCTTACATGAATCAAATGTGCAAGGAGGTGCCAGTGCTGTTGCTAAAACCAGTTGTCAAACTGAGGTAGATGAAGCAGAAGGTGAAAGAAATGATATAGATATGGATGACGCAGACGACTCTGTTTGTGAATCGAAATTACCAGGCACAGATAGTTCACCATTTGTTGACGACAGAAGCTTTACTCAAGATGAAGATGTAATAAGTCGTGAACAGAATAAATCTAAATGTATATTTCCATCTACATCAGGGAGCAAACCAACTTTAGCCAACTGCTACAACTGTAGCACCAACATCGATGTAATTGATATGGATAATCATCATTGCCGTCAAAAAATAGTCGGTACTCTTTACAATTGTTTCTCGTGTGGAGTTAGTGTGCAACACGATGACACGCACAAGTGTGCAAACGAAAATAATTTCTGCATTGAAAATGTACAAATCACTGACGTTGTTACAGTCAAAGAAGTTTATGTTTTCAAATGTGAAGACTGCAGTTTCGCAACTGACGTTTATGATGATGTTATCGGTCACTGCCAAAACCACTACAACGACATCAAAGATCCTACCGCTTTTTGCGAAACCTGTCAACTATCCTACCACACCAACTACATCAAAGAGCATGAATATTTACACGAGAAAGATTTGAAAATAATAAGCTATTCCTACAAATCATTATATTCAAATTGGGACAAAACTTTCGAAGGTATGCCATCTCATATACTAGAAGAAATGCAAGAACGAAGCATATACAAAAGTCACTGTCTTAAAATGAAGGTAATAAATGATGGACCATGGAAGTATACTCTGTACCAATGCAATCAATGCGAAACCTGTGTAGCACCAGGAAAACTAGAGCAACATTGCCGAAAAGAATGTGATTTTCTCGGCCACCCTTGTTCTGAATGCAACAAACTGTTCATATTATATGCAATGTGCGAAAACCACGAGCTGGACCACAAGAAAACCAATGTATTCAAGACAATAGAATTTAACTGCAAAAGGGACGAACGTTTCAATTCTAAGTTATTCGAGGCGCGTAGAATTGAAACGCTCTCCCGAATTCCGATAGTCGATATATTTAAGTGTGTCTGTGGGATCTGTTTTATATCAAACGATAGTTTAAAACATCATTTTGCCGGTTGTAATTTGGAAGACAAGGGTGTACTGTGTCCCCGCTGCGCCGTCCCGCGTCTTTTCGAAGTGAACGATCTCGAGAATCATTTGAGACTACATCATGGCGCAGTAGCATACAGATTTCGTGTCAATAGCATTGTTATTCAAGAATATATTGAAACTTGCCATATTTTGGACCAGGATTTAAGTAAAACTGAAGATGACGAGAGGGAAGGTTTTAAAGAAGAAAATGATGATCGTAGCGTATAG